One part of the Salinivirga cyanobacteriivorans genome encodes these proteins:
- a CDS encoding T9SS type A sorting domain-containing protein, translating to MKKIYLILVLLTILNTVSGQKNRNLVVNKLSDNITITKNFVVRLEIKDLETYFDSHHFEFNNTTEFSGDGNGPEEFIIQTDNSFSLDFRYINNQSTCNHLGNIDKVYSPNSTQRQNLYTNKPYCDSLYILYKTSPPRVESFNIKDHNNDINNKVTEGESIYLNFTTKQVMSGLHYKIEKNSGNGWEHVTNYAGNRYTYVVDNYSDVSSDKKTIQFRAKTRVSDEPYIGESNHWEYETVTVYPGVHNLDEIPDEVVFCEDGVRTLNIGPLETVWDVIDSVQIIITEPGGTIFTNKKTLSNFSDSVNVNLDTVGDYLFKFQTFVDDEPLGFQQKTITVTTRSNPANALNDSYLVQSVPGTGNVNAVLDNQVESTYDAWVDGGGSAAVPANYNVEIQYADDNPGCQSNKDVEFQTRYPEFNFGLTYHEGDTYNDIPEITVNRSRVQVTYDGSFNFSEIGIEWRLNGGEWHNADELVSFDAYVPDMVNSVNIDVKLSHPEARDSYTKSANIFIPAYSGINFELEVTKSVTGCDEAGNGSIRVYDFYNITHRVPVKVFHDDKLIAQQLTHRGKDNAPALEPLVFNNMPAGELNLKCSYNGYIDKYITMPADPENLNTNKIKTWINNVSGCTYSTNGSIDVDIINVSDAFSYSISLDENTWHSGTSHEFNILPKGRYTIYARNDSIDVCKTNVKRSVAAPPPLKVEVSATTKPDCPGSNTGTIQLSIPDGNGHNPGDKDNIKGSEYIYHLDAVFSGQTYKSNPTPDEQYTFIKLPAEKYMYYVENQDGCFSDTTFFELEDPEKLRVVNTDSTNVECHGGKTGQYSFEIQGPYSDLVFHLNGLPRNFNSIDTIFQLRAGSYVLTIENEKGCSIDHRFSITEPDPLFLSFDYQEHNGFGIRCHGQSTSIMTIASGGTPGYTIHYDENNYTTDSISQNLTAGTHHYTVTDANNCVLEDSLILEQPDSLKLDILNTINPTCSGSEDGSIEVLGSGGVPGYKLFVDTDSISFDDTYTISNLEASIYPLALKDANGCRFPADGSYEIVQLKNPNPILLEISQKNEPTCYGYADGFIAYSASHDTLTEKMLTIYQDSLNGTVLQTDSFHDETLNNSLNDIPAGDYVIEVVETATGCNTSTAITVDQPDELTYTLNHTDITCFGDTDGIISLNVEGGTPSYSAWYNGAGQDTIAFSETTADFSSLAPGHYTVSLTDINNCPATAIHGDSVHIGSPEMALDLNLQFTQPTCHGDVDGTLTALASGGWTMYAFSMDSANWANHDSTHTFNALQAGMHPVFLRDTQNCVVLDSIEVTEPDSLLANDIIVTDANCPGSADGSFEVVPTGGNGIYSLVYQSDTMPGMIVDSLSEGAYAYHLEDQKGCVFMDSVQVNDPPDFAHQFTLSDHNGYAIRCNGLTDSVLIEISGGSPGYTLNFSGDGDVQPIDVHNFMISDVGAGTYQTELTDDHGCRYEAEVTLNEPDTLQIVNEDILEPSCHNYSNGQYTGLITGGIDWNAADQYSLTLHGDSILYQDVENDFQFQELSAGNYELVVSDPNNCQVSRSHSIAQPEPITLAFSTTPVVCKGGASGAANVNPAGGTPSYTYQWFDTLSQQVGTTKEIINLNAGIYKLEVTDEHGCAPHDSVLNQVTVQEPELVLALDTVEMTPVRCFGETNGAVALFASGGWANYEYAGEDLLWTELTGFTDLEAGNHRFYVRDSLNCIDSTVLLVPQPDSMQITNIGITQPLCNGGNDGSVEVEITGGNGGYLFNLETGNTSSGYFDSISSGNYFLQVADNKGCSASDSVWVDEPSAISHEVLTLVRPTCTQNNGSVEVAASGGTGSIAIDWTNDSVPPQFAIDSLFAGIYAFTLTDENLCTYTAQVTLSDIGGPEVSMQNITIPSCNYTEDGTLSVAITGDAPPFVANWYDENNQVINGFDTIDNLPGGTYTIAVSDTNNCQYNTSYELIPPEPVQSQVFSSDVICYGEASGNLAVEIMGGTAPYNLSWRADGEAWQSAQQNDTILLPTGSYHVKVFDAHNCHDETTDSTGVLPPININQPVAPLSAMAAPTPVKCYGNADGMASLNALGGWDAGEYLFALKNTPFTTQRKYTDLPAGTYWAMAKDIVGCVDSIEIEVGQPEPLEGAVADFSNLQCKNDSSGWVQLAAGGGTAPYYFSINQPNNFAQQTFYDQLTAGEISIFTRDKNNCEDSAAFTLTEPDSLKFNIFEALPSYCHMENGTLNISMEGGTAPYLLPDSAITFEDTLQLNSLAIGQHTVQIIDEHNCFIEKAVELEYVPGTDVELTDIVNPLCYGGQTGSISLAPSQGSPPYEVTLNGESGYGMEIQSLAAGSYTVYVADKHNCVDTVEVELIQPDSLFLNKVNVSDPVCFNDSTGYIQTQPIGGTAPFHIYWSNGESGDALELLSAGAYSYQLVDAHNCADTGRVILQNPDPLVTVLPDTLHLCANQTKTLDAVYNDHTYLWFKNNNMVGQERELNIESPGLYSLELYSPEGCFAHDSTEVIAYSYEADATLLMPTSAQVHDTLIMIDISWPMPDSLNWLVPSSFNLLEEYDYEIHTQTTQEGGYMAGLITYTGNCIAEHYKSVTVEGFNNGNGGMKNQQGVFRSVTVSPNPASEDALLLIDLFDPYNTKVELIDNQGEVVIYKEFGKAETHQWALKLKSLERGMYFLRIRAKDEYRFVKLIVI from the coding sequence ATGAAAAAGATATATCTGATCTTGGTTTTATTAACCATATTAAATACAGTTTCTGGTCAAAAAAATAGAAACCTTGTTGTAAATAAGTTGTCTGATAATATAACCATCACTAAGAACTTTGTGGTACGTCTTGAAATTAAAGATTTAGAGACTTATTTTGACAGCCATCATTTTGAGTTTAACAACACAACTGAATTTTCAGGTGATGGCAATGGACCAGAAGAATTTATAATTCAAACCGATAATAGTTTTTCTTTGGATTTTAGGTATATAAATAATCAATCAACATGCAACCATCTGGGTAACATAGATAAAGTTTATTCTCCAAATTCTACTCAAAGGCAAAATTTATATACTAATAAGCCTTATTGTGATAGTTTATATATACTTTACAAAACATCACCGCCCCGAGTTGAATCATTTAATATCAAAGATCACAATAATGATATTAATAATAAGGTCACAGAAGGTGAATCTATTTATCTGAATTTTACTACTAAACAAGTTATGAGTGGTTTGCATTATAAAATTGAAAAGAATAGCGGCAATGGTTGGGAACACGTAACCAATTATGCAGGAAACCGTTACACTTATGTCGTTGATAATTATTCAGATGTTTCATCAGACAAAAAAACCATTCAATTTAGAGCTAAAACCAGGGTCAGCGACGAACCTTATATTGGAGAAAGTAACCACTGGGAATATGAAACAGTAACGGTTTATCCAGGCGTTCATAACCTGGATGAAATACCTGATGAAGTAGTTTTTTGCGAAGATGGTGTGCGAACCCTGAATATAGGTCCACTGGAAACCGTGTGGGATGTTATTGATTCTGTACAAATTATTATTACCGAACCAGGTGGTACTATATTTACCAATAAAAAAACACTGAGTAATTTTAGTGATAGTGTGAATGTTAATCTAGATACAGTTGGAGATTACCTGTTCAAATTTCAAACCTTTGTGGACGACGAACCTCTTGGTTTCCAACAAAAAACCATAACTGTCACCACCCGCTCAAACCCTGCCAATGCTTTGAATGACTCTTACCTGGTTCAATCAGTGCCAGGCACGGGTAATGTCAATGCCGTACTCGATAACCAGGTAGAAAGCACATATGATGCCTGGGTGGATGGTGGCGGGAGTGCAGCTGTTCCGGCGAATTATAATGTGGAAATACAGTATGCGGATGATAATCCTGGTTGTCAGTCGAATAAAGATGTGGAATTCCAAACCCGCTATCCGGAATTCAACTTCGGCTTAACGTATCATGAAGGAGATACTTACAATGACATACCTGAAATAACTGTGAACCGGTCACGTGTTCAGGTGACCTATGACGGCTCTTTTAATTTTAGTGAAATCGGTATAGAGTGGCGCCTGAATGGCGGTGAATGGCACAATGCCGATGAACTCGTAAGTTTTGATGCTTATGTCCCCGATATGGTCAATTCAGTTAATATTGATGTTAAATTATCCCATCCTGAGGCAAGAGATAGTTATACCAAAAGTGCCAACATATTCATTCCTGCCTATTCCGGTATCAACTTCGAATTGGAAGTCACTAAATCTGTAACTGGCTGTGATGAAGCCGGCAATGGTTCCATACGGGTTTATGATTTTTATAATATAACACATAGAGTGCCGGTTAAAGTATTTCACGATGACAAATTAATTGCACAGCAATTGACCCATAGAGGTAAAGATAATGCACCAGCCCTGGAACCACTGGTTTTTAATAATATGCCGGCCGGCGAATTGAATCTAAAATGTTCATACAATGGATATATTGACAAATACATCACCATGCCCGCAGATCCTGAAAACTTAAACACCAATAAAATTAAAACATGGATCAATAATGTGTCTGGTTGTACATATTCAACCAATGGCAGCATTGATGTAGATATTATAAATGTCAGTGATGCGTTTTCTTATAGTATTTCACTCGACGAGAATACATGGCACAGTGGTACAAGCCATGAATTTAATATTCTACCGAAAGGGAGATATACAATATATGCCCGAAACGACAGTATTGATGTCTGCAAAACGAATGTCAAACGCAGTGTGGCGGCACCCCCACCTTTGAAAGTGGAGGTTTCTGCCACAACCAAACCTGATTGTCCCGGTTCCAACACAGGTACCATCCAGTTGTCAATTCCGGATGGCAATGGACACAACCCTGGTGATAAGGATAATATAAAAGGTAGTGAATATATTTATCATCTTGATGCTGTTTTCTCCGGACAAACATACAAATCCAATCCGACGCCTGATGAGCAATACACATTTATAAAACTACCTGCCGAAAAATATATGTATTATGTTGAAAATCAAGATGGTTGCTTTTCAGATACTACTTTTTTTGAATTGGAAGACCCGGAAAAACTCAGGGTGGTTAACACAGACTCTACTAATGTTGAATGTCATGGCGGGAAAACCGGCCAATATAGTTTTGAGATTCAGGGTCCATATAGTGATTTGGTTTTTCACCTCAATGGACTTCCGCGTAACTTTAATTCAATTGACACAATTTTTCAATTAAGAGCTGGATCATATGTTTTAACGATCGAAAATGAGAAAGGCTGTAGTATTGATCATCGCTTCTCCATTACCGAACCTGATCCGTTGTTTTTGAGTTTTGATTACCAGGAGCATAACGGTTTTGGTATTCGTTGCCATGGTCAATCTACCAGTATTATGACCATTGCCAGCGGTGGCACACCAGGTTATACAATCCACTATGATGAGAACAATTACACAACAGATTCTATATCACAGAATTTAACTGCCGGAACACATCATTATACAGTTACCGATGCCAATAATTGCGTGTTGGAAGATAGTCTTATTTTGGAGCAGCCTGATTCACTTAAGCTTGATATTCTAAATACAATTAATCCTACCTGTAGTGGTTCTGAAGATGGCTCAATCGAGGTACTCGGCAGTGGTGGTGTGCCGGGGTATAAGCTTTTTGTAGATACTGATTCGATTTCCTTTGATGATACATATACCATAAGCAATCTGGAAGCAAGTATTTATCCACTTGCGCTGAAAGACGCTAACGGTTGTCGATTTCCTGCGGATGGGTCTTATGAAATTGTTCAGTTAAAAAACCCCAATCCAATACTATTGGAAATTTCTCAAAAAAACGAGCCTACCTGTTATGGCTATGCGGATGGTTTTATCGCATATTCAGCCTCGCACGATACACTTACCGAAAAAATGCTAACCATTTACCAGGATAGCCTCAATGGAACGGTACTGCAAACCGATTCCTTTCACGATGAAACCTTGAATAATTCATTGAACGACATCCCTGCCGGAGATTATGTGATTGAAGTTGTGGAGACAGCTACAGGTTGCAATACCAGTACAGCCATCACAGTTGATCAACCTGATGAATTAACCTACACGCTTAATCATACAGATATTACATGCTTTGGAGATACCGACGGTATCATTTCTTTGAATGTGGAAGGTGGCACACCTTCATATTCGGCCTGGTACAACGGAGCAGGGCAGGATACCATTGCTTTTAGTGAAACCACGGCTGATTTTTCATCGCTGGCACCGGGTCATTACACGGTTTCTCTGACCGATATCAACAATTGTCCGGCCACAGCCATTCATGGCGATTCTGTGCACATCGGTTCACCCGAAATGGCCCTTGATCTCAACCTCCAGTTTACACAACCCACCTGCCATGGCGATGTTGACGGGACGTTAACTGCACTGGCAAGCGGTGGTTGGACGATGTACGCTTTTTCCATGGATTCGGCAAACTGGGCGAATCATGATTCTACCCATACTTTCAATGCCCTGCAGGCTGGTATGCATCCAGTGTTTTTGCGCGATACGCAAAATTGTGTGGTGCTCGACTCCATTGAAGTTACTGAACCCGATTCATTACTTGCAAATGATATAATTGTAACCGATGCCAATTGCCCCGGTAGTGCTGACGGTAGTTTTGAGGTTGTACCCACGGGAGGTAATGGTATTTACAGCTTAGTATATCAATCCGATACCATGCCCGGTATGATCGTTGACAGTCTCTCCGAAGGAGCATATGCGTACCATCTTGAAGATCAGAAGGGTTGCGTATTCATGGACTCCGTGCAGGTGAACGACCCGCCCGATTTTGCACACCAATTCACGCTGAGTGATCATAACGGTTATGCCATACGATGTAATGGATTAACAGATAGTGTATTGATTGAAATTTCAGGAGGCTCGCCCGGCTACACCCTGAATTTTTCCGGTGACGGAGATGTGCAACCTATTGACGTACATAATTTTATGATCAGTGATGTTGGCGCGGGCACTTATCAGACTGAGTTGACCGACGATCACGGGTGCCGCTATGAGGCAGAAGTGACGCTCAATGAGCCTGACACCCTGCAAATCGTTAACGAAGATATCCTGGAACCTTCATGCCACAATTATTCAAATGGCCAGTATACCGGTCTTATAACCGGTGGAATTGACTGGAACGCTGCAGATCAATATAGCCTGACCCTGCATGGCGACAGCATCCTCTATCAGGACGTGGAGAACGATTTCCAATTTCAAGAGCTGTCTGCCGGAAACTATGAACTCGTAGTCAGCGACCCCAACAATTGCCAGGTTAGCCGTTCGCACTCCATTGCACAGCCGGAGCCAATAACTCTTGCATTTTCAACTACTCCGGTAGTATGCAAAGGAGGAGCCTCGGGCGCTGCCAATGTGAACCCTGCCGGCGGTACACCCTCGTATACCTACCAGTGGTTCGATACCCTAAGCCAACAGGTAGGCACAACAAAAGAAATCATCAACCTGAATGCGGGAATTTACAAGCTAGAGGTCACCGATGAGCATGGATGTGCACCACACGACTCTGTACTTAATCAGGTAACCGTTCAGGAACCGGAATTGGTGCTTGCACTTGATACTGTGGAGATGACGCCGGTTCGCTGTTTTGGCGAAACCAATGGTGCCGTGGCACTATTTGCCAGTGGTGGATGGGCAAACTATGAGTATGCTGGTGAGGATCTTCTGTGGACCGAGTTAACCGGTTTTACGGACCTTGAGGCTGGCAATCATCGTTTTTACGTGCGGGATTCGTTGAATTGTATTGATTCTACTGTTCTACTAGTGCCACAACCCGATTCCATGCAGATTACCAATATTGGTATCACACAACCCTTATGCAATGGAGGAAACGATGGAAGCGTAGAAGTTGAAATAACAGGAGGAAATGGTGGTTATTTGTTTAATCTGGAAACCGGCAACACATCTTCCGGCTATTTTGATAGCATTTCTTCAGGCAATTACTTTTTGCAGGTTGCAGATAATAAAGGCTGCTCTGCATCAGATTCTGTTTGGGTTGATGAGCCCTCAGCCATCAGTCATGAAGTGTTGACGCTGGTAAGACCCACCTGTACACAGAACAACGGCTCTGTGGAAGTTGCTGCATCCGGTGGAACAGGCAGTATTGCCATTGACTGGACCAACGATTCTGTGCCGCCACAATTCGCCATTGACAGCCTTTTCGCAGGCATATATGCATTTACACTGACTGATGAAAATCTCTGTACCTACACCGCACAGGTAACTCTGAGTGATATTGGTGGACCCGAGGTCAGCATGCAAAATATAACCATTCCTTCGTGCAACTACACCGAGGATGGAACGCTTTCAGTGGCCATCACAGGCGATGCCCCGCCATTTGTTGCGAATTGGTATGATGAGAATAATCAGGTCATCAATGGATTTGATACAATCGATAATTTACCGGGTGGCACGTATACCATAGCCGTGAGTGATACCAATAATTGTCAGTACAATACCTCCTATGAGCTTATTCCTCCTGAACCTGTTCAATCACAGGTGTTTTCAAGTGACGTGATATGCTATGGCGAAGCCAGCGGAAATCTCGCCGTGGAGATCATGGGCGGGACAGCACCATACAACCTTTCATGGCGAGCTGATGGCGAAGCATGGCAATCTGCCCAGCAAAATGATACCATACTGCTTCCGACAGGATCTTATCATGTCAAAGTATTTGATGCCCACAATTGTCATGATGAAACCACAGACTCAACCGGAGTTTTACCACCGATCAATATCAATCAGCCGGTAGCTCCATTAAGCGCAATGGCTGCTCCAACCCCGGTCAAATGCTATGGTAATGCCGATGGCATGGCATCGCTGAATGCCCTGGGCGGCTGGGATGCCGGCGAGTACCTGTTTGCCCTGAAAAATACCCCTTTTACTACGCAAAGAAAGTATACAGACCTTCCAGCGGGTACTTATTGGGCCATGGCAAAAGATATTGTCGGTTGTGTGGATTCTATAGAGATTGAAGTTGGTCAGCCCGAGCCGCTTGAAGGCGCTGTGGCTGATTTTTCAAATTTGCAATGTAAAAATGACTCATCGGGCTGGGTGCAACTTGCAGCCGGTGGAGGCACAGCACCATACTATTTTAGTATCAATCAACCGAATAACTTTGCCCAGCAAACATTCTATGATCAATTGACCGCTGGGGAAATTTCCATTTTTACCCGCGACAAAAACAATTGTGAAGACAGTGCTGCATTCACCTTAACAGAACCCGATTCACTGAAATTTAATATTTTTGAAGCTTTGCCCTCGTATTGCCATATGGAAAACGGAACCCTGAATATTTCAATGGAAGGAGGTACAGCACCCTATTTATTGCCCGATTCGGCCATAACATTTGAAGATACCCTGCAACTGAATAGTCTTGCCATTGGGCAGCATACCGTGCAAATCATTGATGAGCACAATTGCTTTATTGAAAAGGCTGTGGAGCTTGAATATGTGCCCGGAACAGATGTGGAGCTGACAGATATTGTCAATCCGCTGTGCTACGGCGGACAAACGGGTAGCATTAGCCTTGCCCCATCGCAGGGCTCTCCACCATACGAGGTCACACTAAACGGCGAATCGGGATACGGCATGGAAATTCAATCGCTTGCTGCCGGTTCATATACCGTTTATGTCGCCGATAAACACAATTGTGTAGATACAGTGGAAGTGGAACTAATTCAACCTGATTCGCTTTTCTTAAACAAGGTTAATGTTTCTGATCCTGTTTGTTTTAACGACAGTACAGGTTACATACAGACCCAACCCATTGGTGGTACGGCACCTTTTCACATTTATTGGAGTAACGGCGAATCGGGCGATGCCCTGGAGCTGCTCAGTGCCGGAGCCTATAGCTATCAATTGGTTGATGCACATAATTGTGCCGATACCGGTCGCGTGATCCTGCAAAATCCCGATCCACTGGTCACAGTACTGCCCGATACATTGCATTTGTGTGCCAACCAAACCAAAACCCTTGATGCGGTTTACAACGATCATACATACCTGTGGTTCAAAAATAATAACATGGTAGGTCAGGAGCGGGAGTTAAATATTGAATCGCCCGGACTATACAGTCTTGAGCTGTATTCACCGGAGGGGTGTTTTGCCCATGATTCCACAGAAGTAATTGCATACAGCTACGAGGCAGATGCCACGCTATTGATGCCCACATCAGCGCAGGTGCATGATACGCTGATTATGATTGACATTTCATGGCCAATGCCCGATTCATTGAATTGGCTTGTCCCGTCGTCATTCAATCTTTTGGAAGAATATGACTATGAAATACACACCCAAACCACCCAGGAGGGCGGATATATGGCCGGATTAATCACCTATACGGGTAATTGTATTGCAGAGCATTACAAATCGGTCACCGTGGAGGGTTTCAACAACGGAAACGGCGGAATGAAAAACCAACAGGGAGTATTCAGGTCTGTAACAGTTTCGCCCAACCCGGCTAGTGAAGATGCGCTTCTACTGATCGATTTATTCGATCCATACAACACTAAAGTAGAATTAATTGATAACCAGGGTGAGGTTGTCATATATAAGGAATTTGGAAAGGCTGAGACGCACCAGTGGGCATTGAAATTAAAATCCCTGGAACGCGGCATGTACTTTTTACGCATCCGGGCCAAAGATGAATATCGATTCGTGAAATTAATTGTGATTTAA